A window of Desulfurobacteriaceae bacterium genomic DNA:
TCTTTTCTTTTGACTACCTTTTTGCTTATCTACTAAAGATGCTTTCATTGTCTACCTCTGAATTAAGTTTTCTAGGCTATACTTTAAGATAATTTCACAACTTACCATCCACAAGAAAAGTCAATTTCAACGTAAAAGATTTAACATATCTTTATGTTAACATTCACTTGAAATTCCGTAGGGAGAGTTAGGTCATGGATAAAAGAAAGGTAGAAAAGTTCTTAAAGGATTTAATAGGAGAAGATAAAGTTAAATCCTCTTTAGATTGGAGAATAACTTATTCCTACGATGGAACTCCAACTGGAAGTAAAGGTATTCCAGACTTTGTAGTTTTTCCCGAAAATGAAAAGGATGTTTCAAAGATTCTTTCTTTTGCCAATGAAGAAAGAATTCCAATTTATCCAAGAGGAGCGGGTTCTGGACTTACGGGTGGAGCAGATCCATTTGACGGAGGAATCGTAATTTCAACGGAGAAAATGAATAGGATCTTAGAAATAGATGAGGACAATCTTGCTGTTCTTACAGAACCTGGAGTAGTTACCTATAACCTTCAGAAGGAAGTAGAAAAAAGAGGTCTTTTCTATCCCCCCGACCCTTCAAGCTATAAATACTCAACCATTGGTGGAAATATAGCAGAGAACGCTGGTGGCCCAAGATGTGTAAAGTATGGGGTAACCAAAGATTACGTTATGCAGCTTGAAGTTGTCTTTGCAGATGGAACAATCGCAAATGTAGGTTCAAAAGCAGTAAAGTCTGTTGCCGGCTATAACCTTAAGGATTTAATCGTTGGCTCTGAAGGAACACTTGCTTTCATTACGAAAGCTTACTTAAAACTCATTCCCAAACCTGAAGCTGTAAGAACTGCAATGGCAATATTTCCAAAGGTTGAACAGGCTGCCCAAGCCGTTGCAGATATGTTCAAAGCTAAAGTAATTCCGACAGCTTGCGAGTTTATGGATAAAAACTCAATAGTAGCAGTTGAAAACTACGCAAAAATTGGACTTCCAACTTACGCTGAGGGATTGCTCATCATTGAAGTTGACGGATACGAAAGTGTAGTAGATGAACTTATAAACAGGGCAATAGAGGTTTGTAAAAAGGCTGGAGCAGTAGAGGTAAAGACCGCTAAGACAGAAAAAGAAAGAGAAGCCATATGGCACGCGAGACGATCCCTTTCTCCAGCTATTGTTCGTCTCAAACCCAAGAAAATCAACGAGGATGTGGTAGTTCCAAGAAGTAGAATTCCCGATTTAATTAAAAATGTTTACAAAATTGCCGATAAATATAACCTGATGGTTGTTAACTTCGGACACGCAGGAGATGGAAACATACACGTTAACTTTATGTACGAGCCAGAGGAAGAAGAAAGGGTAGAACAAGCCGTGAGGGAAGTGTTTTTACTTACTCTAGAACTTGAAGGTTCTGTTTCTGGTGAACACGGAATTGGTTGGATGAAAAAGGAATTTTTGCCTTTAGAGGCAAAGGAAGCATTAAAAGTTATGAAAGCTATAAAGAAGGCTTTAGATCCTAATAACATACTTAACCCAGGAAAAATATTTGACTTAGACTAAAAAAGAGAGGGCTGAGTATGGATATAGCTACCCTCATAGGTATAGGTGCTGCTTTTCTACTTATAATCGCTTCTATTGTCATTGGAGGAAGTCCCGGAGCCTTTATCAACATCCCGTCGCTATTAATTACAGTCGGTGGAGGACTTTCCGCAGCCCTTGCAGGATTTCCCCTGGGAGAGTTTATAAACGGTCTTAAAGCTTTCTTAAAAGCCCTTAATCCCGGAATTCCAAACCCTATTGAAACTATAGATTTCCTCACAGATATAGCTAAAAAAGCAAGAAAGGAGGGTATCTTAGCTCTTGAATCTGATATAGACAACTTCTACAGTAAAGACCCATTCCTC
This region includes:
- a CDS encoding FAD-linked oxidase C-terminal domain-containing protein → MDKRKVEKFLKDLIGEDKVKSSLDWRITYSYDGTPTGSKGIPDFVVFPENEKDVSKILSFANEERIPIYPRGAGSGLTGGADPFDGGIVISTEKMNRILEIDEDNLAVLTEPGVVTYNLQKEVEKRGLFYPPDPSSYKYSTIGGNIAENAGGPRCVKYGVTKDYVMQLEVVFADGTIANVGSKAVKSVAGYNLKDLIVGSEGTLAFITKAYLKLIPKPEAVRTAMAIFPKVEQAAQAVADMFKAKVIPTACEFMDKNSIVAVENYAKIGLPTYAEGLLIIEVDGYESVVDELINRAIEVCKKAGAVEVKTAKTEKEREAIWHARRSLSPAIVRLKPKKINEDVVVPRSRIPDLIKNVYKIADKYNLMVVNFGHAGDGNIHVNFMYEPEEEERVEQAVREVFLLTLELEGSVSGEHGIGWMKKEFLPLEAKEALKVMKAIKKALDPNNILNPGKIFDLD